From a region of the Acidicapsa acidisoli genome:
- a CDS encoding sigma-54-dependent transcriptional regulator codes for MNHILIVDDETEIRTSLEEILREEGYGVATAATAAEAITLLQDAPYDVVLLDIWLPDRDGLDVLGDVHALAIEARPEVVIISGHGTIETAVRATKLGAYDFLEKPLSLERTLIVLKNAVEARRLRRDNQEFKRQFSVQSVLTGESVPSKALRQQIRLMAPTNGRVLIYGESGTGKELIARAIHAESLRRDSVFVELNCAAIPEAHIEAELFGVRHGAYPLAAGSGSNLGPPTASPEKRGTLERADGGTLFLDEVGDMSLKTQAKVLSALDEQLFTPVGGTQPIRVDVRVIAATNKNLEEEILKGNFREDLFYRLNVVPFSVPPLRERKQDIPPLVREFLREFGRQYGRPRMEVSEEALEVLAQHSWPGNVRELKNLVERVLILNPRALRIERKHLPPLTQRSSARISEEFSTLQQARDAYERDYILKKMEEAKSNVSRAAELLGLERSHLYRKMKALGISVRE; via the coding sequence ATGAACCACATTCTGATCGTCGATGACGAGACGGAGATTCGTACCTCGCTCGAAGAAATCCTTCGCGAAGAGGGATATGGCGTTGCAACGGCGGCCACTGCGGCGGAAGCGATCACGCTGCTGCAGGATGCTCCCTATGACGTTGTGCTGCTCGATATCTGGCTCCCAGATCGGGACGGCCTCGACGTCCTCGGCGATGTCCACGCATTGGCAATCGAGGCGCGCCCAGAAGTCGTCATCATCTCGGGCCACGGAACGATTGAGACGGCGGTAAGAGCAACCAAGCTCGGGGCCTACGACTTCCTCGAAAAGCCGCTGTCGCTGGAGCGGACGCTGATCGTGCTCAAGAACGCAGTCGAGGCCCGGCGACTTCGGCGGGACAATCAGGAGTTCAAGCGGCAGTTTTCCGTGCAAAGCGTTTTAACCGGAGAAAGCGTTCCGTCGAAGGCCCTGCGCCAGCAGATCCGGCTCATGGCTCCTACCAATGGGCGAGTGCTGATCTACGGCGAATCGGGAACCGGCAAGGAGCTGATTGCGCGCGCCATTCACGCCGAAAGCCTGCGCCGGGACAGCGTCTTCGTCGAGTTGAACTGCGCGGCAATTCCGGAGGCGCACATCGAGGCCGAGTTGTTTGGCGTGCGGCATGGCGCTTATCCGCTGGCGGCGGGATCGGGCAGCAACCTGGGTCCGCCAACGGCGAGTCCCGAGAAGCGCGGAACGCTGGAGCGCGCCGATGGGGGCACGCTGTTTCTCGATGAAGTCGGCGACATGAGTCTCAAGACGCAGGCCAAGGTTCTGTCAGCCTTAGACGAGCAGCTTTTTACGCCAGTTGGCGGAACGCAGCCGATTCGCGTGGATGTACGCGTGATCGCAGCGACCAATAAGAATTTGGAAGAAGAAATCCTCAAGGGAAACTTCCGCGAAGACCTTTTTTACCGGCTCAATGTTGTCCCGTTCTCCGTTCCTCCGCTTCGCGAGCGTAAGCAGGATATTCCGCCGCTCGTGCGCGAGTTTCTGCGCGAGTTCGGTCGGCAATACGGCCGCCCACGCATGGAGGTCAGCGAAGAAGCGCTGGAGGTGCTGGCGCAGCATAGCTGGCCCGGCAACGTGCGGGAGCTCAAAAATCTGGTCGAGCGGGTGCTGATCCTCAATCCGCGAGCTTTGCGCATAGAACGAAAGCACCTGCCGCCGCTGACGCAGCGATCCAGCGCGCGCATCAGCGAGGAGTTCTCGACGCTGCAACAGGCGCGGGACGCCTACGAGCGCGATTACATCCTAAAAAAAATGGAAGAGGCCAAAAGCAACGTGAGCCGCGCGGCAGAGCTGCTCGGCCTGGAGCGCAGCCATCTCTACCGCAAGATGAAAGCACTGGGAATCTCAGTTAGAGAGTAG
- a CDS encoding MBL fold metallo-hydrolase, whose translation MLKRTRRTKFHNLHPHSAHDFAGIVRWKLGLASENSETPAIKAPGKSWALHTPPQKPAAGSPEKTQIRLTWIGHSSFLIQHQGLNILTDPIFGDCQPIPVGRMRRSTPPGIRFADLPPIDHVLISHSHYDHLDLPTIRKLGNGVRYWTPEGLSRWFRRRGITSCRELAWGQSAQLSEELTIHCVPAQHGSARTLFDRNRTHWCGWVIKSADRTAYFAGDTGYSPIFREIGEEFGGFDLAMIPIGAYTPRWLMHPVHLNPADAVQVHLDVRSRLSIACHWGTFRLADEPPEEPPALLAHELAEAHVDPSKFLAIQPGDAVEV comes from the coding sequence ATGTTGAAACGAACCAGGCGAACGAAATTTCACAATCTTCATCCTCACTCCGCCCATGACTTCGCCGGGATTGTACGATGGAAGCTCGGTTTGGCCTCCGAAAACTCTGAAACACCCGCAATCAAGGCTCCCGGCAAGAGTTGGGCGCTCCACACGCCTCCGCAAAAGCCGGCTGCCGGGTCGCCAGAGAAGACGCAGATTCGCCTTACATGGATCGGTCACTCCAGCTTTCTGATCCAGCATCAGGGCCTCAATATCCTGACGGACCCGATCTTCGGAGACTGCCAGCCGATTCCGGTCGGGCGCATGCGCCGCTCAACGCCACCCGGAATTCGGTTTGCCGATCTGCCTCCGATCGACCACGTGCTGATCAGCCACTCTCATTACGACCATCTTGATCTGCCTACGATTCGCAAGCTGGGCAACGGGGTTCGCTACTGGACGCCCGAAGGGCTTTCCCGCTGGTTTCGCAGGCGCGGCATTACTTCCTGCCGCGAGCTTGCCTGGGGCCAGTCCGCGCAGCTTTCCGAGGAGCTTACGATTCATTGCGTCCCGGCGCAGCACGGCTCCGCCCGCACGCTATTTGATCGAAATCGCACCCACTGGTGCGGCTGGGTGATCAAGAGCGCCGATCGGACGGCTTATTTTGCAGGGGACACGGGCTACTCGCCGATCTTTCGCGAAATAGGGGAAGAGTTTGGCGGCTTCGATCTGGCCATGATCCCGATTGGGGCCTACACCCCTCGATGGCTGATGCACCCGGTGCATCTCAACCCCGCGGACGCGGTTCAGGTGCATCTCGATGTCCGGTCCCGGCTGTCGATTGCGTGTCACTGGGGCACATTTCGCCTGGCGGATGAACCACCTGAGGAGCCGCCGGCTCTGCTGGCGCACGAACTGGCGGAGGCTCATGTCGATCCGAGCAAGTTTCTCGCGATTCAGCCGGGGGATGCTGTCGAGGTTTGA
- a CDS encoding sensor histidine kinase translates to MSLFGSSRRRTIAWLAAGAFVIFAALVALQAFNTSKYPFLTPQTTSDILVFTAMSVIVFLLLLLLLVLLIRNILKLFVDQRSRALGSRLRTRMVLGAALIALAPAAFMYLFSFQLLNRSVDRWFSQPTSELREDSTRVVLELAHYASSNARLEAEAIATSGALDKDVEAANAEIHSRRITLEGGYVAVYGQGLQGVRQGVLGYQLPAESSKRSLLPWLDDGKSDATPLQGPVYSDLLAVAQRSDEPILIVDDGQQKREFASGIAVTPGGRLVVVGLPMPQGLSETASQIRIGASQYWALFRSRNSIRWTYIFMLLLITTLVFFSSMWLALFLSKQITRPVEALADAMDEIADGKLGRRVAVESGGEMAELVRAFNHMAQDLESSRHMAESSREQLSAANQALEERRRELETILETIPSGVVTLDRTGAILLANRAFSALTGHREESDLSGRQIETLFPADCSDDLSRVIRRSHRMGAASIEVETRALGRVMHLAVTSARLELGQDKQGSVLVVEDTTELLRAQRQLAWKEVAQRVAHEIKNPLTPIALSAERIRRHLDRATEESPSVIRKCSEVILGCVGTLRSLVDQFAALAQFPAPQPRPCDMNQIVDDALLLFSGRLDGITTRKRMEPALPQVMADPDAVKRALANLIDNAAEAMQTSLLRELTVTTGLSEDGMSVEVAVCDTGHGLTDDIRERLFLPFYSTKQRGTGLGLSIAAKIAQEHHGSIRAEANTPKGARFLLCLPVMENSVSATIDGNSEVETSALAADGLG, encoded by the coding sequence ATGTCCCTTTTCGGCAGCTCACGTCGTAGAACAATCGCCTGGCTGGCGGCGGGGGCATTTGTCATTTTCGCGGCTCTGGTGGCTCTGCAAGCCTTCAACACAAGCAAATATCCCTTTCTGACTCCGCAGACCACAAGCGATATTCTCGTCTTCACCGCAATGTCGGTGATCGTCTTTCTGCTGCTGCTGTTGCTTCTGGTTCTCCTCATCCGCAACATCCTCAAGCTCTTTGTCGATCAGCGAAGCCGTGCGCTCGGCTCGCGCCTGCGCACCCGCATGGTTCTGGGCGCGGCGCTCATTGCGCTGGCTCCGGCGGCCTTCATGTATCTCTTCAGCTTTCAATTGCTGAATCGCTCGGTAGACCGGTGGTTCTCGCAGCCTACCTCGGAGCTGCGCGAGGACTCGACGCGCGTCGTATTGGAATTAGCGCATTATGCCTCTTCGAATGCACGGTTGGAGGCCGAGGCAATTGCAACCTCAGGAGCGCTGGACAAAGACGTCGAAGCCGCCAACGCCGAGATTCACTCCCGCCGGATTACGCTTGAGGGCGGTTATGTCGCCGTCTATGGGCAGGGCTTGCAGGGAGTTCGGCAGGGAGTGCTCGGCTACCAACTGCCCGCCGAGAGCAGCAAGCGCAGCCTGTTGCCCTGGCTCGATGATGGCAAATCGGACGCAACCCCGCTGCAAGGGCCCGTTTACTCCGATCTCCTGGCCGTGGCGCAGCGCAGCGACGAGCCGATTTTGATCGTCGACGACGGGCAGCAAAAGCGGGAGTTCGCCTCCGGCATCGCCGTCACCCCCGGCGGAAGGCTGGTGGTGGTCGGGTTGCCGATGCCGCAGGGGCTCAGCGAGACGGCCAGCCAGATCCGTATCGGAGCCAGCCAGTACTGGGCTTTGTTTCGCTCCCGCAACAGCATTCGCTGGACCTACATCTTCATGCTGCTCCTGATCACCACGCTTGTCTTTTTCAGCAGCATGTGGCTGGCGCTGTTCTTGTCGAAACAGATCACGCGGCCCGTCGAAGCACTGGCCGATGCCATGGACGAGATCGCCGATGGCAAGCTCGGCCGGCGGGTCGCCGTCGAGTCAGGCGGCGAAATGGCCGAACTGGTCCGTGCCTTCAACCACATGGCTCAGGATCTGGAGAGCAGCCGGCACATGGCCGAGAGTTCGCGGGAGCAGCTTTCCGCTGCCAATCAGGCTCTTGAAGAGCGCCGCCGGGAACTGGAGACGATTCTTGAGACGATTCCCAGCGGCGTCGTCACGTTGGATCGAACCGGAGCGATTCTGCTCGCCAACCGGGCATTTTCTGCGCTCACCGGGCATCGCGAAGAGAGCGACCTGAGCGGTCGGCAGATTGAGACGCTTTTTCCCGCCGATTGCAGCGACGACCTGTCCCGGGTCATTCGCCGCAGCCACCGCATGGGCGCAGCGTCCATCGAAGTGGAAACGCGTGCCCTCGGGCGCGTGATGCATCTGGCAGTCACCAGCGCGCGCCTCGAACTCGGCCAGGATAAACAAGGTTCGGTGCTGGTCGTGGAAGACACCACCGAACTGTTGCGCGCGCAGCGGCAATTGGCCTGGAAGGAAGTGGCGCAACGCGTCGCACATGAGATCAAGAATCCGTTGACGCCGATTGCGCTCTCCGCCGAGCGGATTCGCAGGCATCTCGATCGCGCCACGGAAGAGTCGCCGAGCGTGATTCGCAAGTGCAGCGAGGTGATTCTCGGCTGTGTCGGCACACTGCGTTCGCTGGTGGATCAGTTCGCCGCCTTGGCCCAGTTTCCGGCGCCGCAGCCGCGCCCTTGCGACATGAATCAGATTGTCGACGACGCACTGCTGCTGTTTTCCGGGCGTCTCGACGGAATTACAACCCGCAAGAGGATGGAACCTGCCCTGCCGCAGGTAATGGCCGATCCAGACGCCGTCAAGCGTGCGCTCGCCAACCTCATAGACAACGCAGCCGAAGCGATGCAGACCAGCCTGCTGCGCGAATTGACCGTGACGACAGGATTGAGCGAAGACGGAATGTCGGTCGAGGTCGCCGTCTGCGACACCGGTCACGGGCTTACGGATGACATTCGCGAGCGCCTGTTTCTGCCGTTCTACTCCACCAAGCAGCGGGGCACGGGACTGGGTCTGTCCATTGCCGCGAAGATTGCGCAGGAGCATCACGGATCGATCCGCGCCGAGGCGAATACGCCAAAGGGCGCCCGCTTCCTGCTGTGTCTGCCCGTGATGGAGAACTCCGTTTCCGCCACCATCGACGGCAACTCCGAAGTTGAAACGTCAGCATTGGCCGCCGATGGTTTGGGATAA
- a CDS encoding DinB family protein, producing MNELARALIGSSAFAPAANILQAIPESAAQEKPGAALGASPRSIYEEVWHMAFWQEISLDWVQGKPTPYPAHATEGFPANFDEPWESLRGRFLAGTQNAAAIANDTDRLEILVACPTNPERNRPTDMTVREQLESLAAHNAYHLGRVVLLRQLLGSWPPPDGGDSW from the coding sequence GTGAACGAATTAGCCCGAGCACTCATCGGAAGCAGCGCATTTGCCCCGGCCGCAAACATTCTTCAGGCAATTCCCGAAAGCGCAGCACAGGAAAAGCCTGGCGCCGCGCTCGGCGCCTCTCCGCGATCCATCTACGAAGAGGTCTGGCATATGGCTTTCTGGCAAGAGATCAGTTTGGATTGGGTACAAGGAAAGCCCACGCCCTACCCGGCCCACGCTACTGAGGGATTTCCGGCGAATTTCGATGAGCCGTGGGAAAGTCTTCGCGGACGGTTTCTTGCCGGGACACAAAACGCCGCCGCGATCGCCAACGACACGGATAGGCTGGAAATTCTTGTCGCCTGTCCCACCAATCCGGAGCGCAACCGGCCCACGGACATGACGGTTCGTGAGCAACTGGAAAGCCTCGCCGCTCACAACGCCTATCACCTGGGCCGCGTCGTGCTGTTGCGCCAGTTGCTTGGAAGCTGGCCCCCGCCTGACGGCGGGGACTCGTGGTAG
- a CDS encoding NIPSNAP family protein codes for MQRRQFLAASLATSALALARDAKAQSSASTAREFYQIRQYKMQNGPQTKLTGNYFSQALIPALGRMGFGPIGAFSVNIGPETPTYYLLIPGSSVEALVTADLHLAEDAEFQKAADPFWNAPASDPAFIRVESSLYIAFEGWPKLTLPASSTTKAKRIFQLRTYESPSYRDHVRKVEMFHHGEFDFFKSAGLHSVFYGDALIGSRLPALTYMLGLDNLEELNTKWEAFGSNPEWKKLSADPRYGFEPTVSNITNLILTPMGSSQI; via the coding sequence GTGCAACGTCGTCAGTTTCTAGCTGCTTCTCTTGCAACCTCAGCTCTGGCCTTGGCGCGTGACGCCAAGGCGCAGAGTTCCGCCTCTACCGCTCGTGAGTTCTACCAGATTCGGCAATACAAGATGCAAAACGGTCCGCAGACGAAGCTGACTGGAAATTACTTTTCCCAAGCTCTGATTCCGGCGCTGGGCCGGATGGGATTCGGGCCGATTGGCGCGTTTTCGGTAAACATCGGGCCGGAAACTCCGACGTATTATCTGCTGATTCCAGGCTCATCGGTAGAAGCGCTCGTGACCGCCGATCTGCATCTGGCGGAAGACGCGGAATTCCAGAAGGCTGCTGACCCATTCTGGAATGCACCGGCAAGCGATCCTGCATTTATCCGCGTCGAAAGCTCGCTCTATATCGCTTTTGAGGGCTGGCCAAAGCTGACCCTGCCAGCCAGCTCGACGACCAAGGCCAAGCGAATATTCCAACTGCGAACCTACGAGAGCCCGAGCTATCGCGATCATGTCCGCAAGGTGGAGATGTTCCACCACGGCGAGTTCGATTTCTTCAAATCCGCCGGTTTGCACTCGGTATTTTACGGCGACGCGCTCATCGGTTCGCGGCTGCCTGCGCTGACCTACATGCTTGGCCTCGATAACCTCGAAGAGCTGAATACCAAGTGGGAAGCCTTCGGGAGCAATCCGGAGTGGAAGAAACTCTCGGCCGATCCGCGTTATGGCTTCGAACCAACGGTAAGTAACATCACCAACCTAATCCTGACCCCGATGGGATCGTCACAGATCTAG